The DNA window TTAGGCTGCTGGGGAGTACATTTTTCCATGCTTGTGTTGGTTCTGAGTTGGCTGTCTCGGTTTTAAATTCACCATTgattgagaggagcccatgtcGAAATtccctaagggcctgtttggaacacagGATTGAGAAACGTAGGAAAGGAAGAAAACACAGGAATAGAAAGGTATGGTAGGAGTAAAACAGAGGATTGGAAAAATACAGGAACTTCATAAGAGaggtgtttggaacgcaggaacgGGAAAGTAAATATTGAATTGGAAATGAATGTTAAAGTATCTTCTAACCTTGAAATGACACAGACTAAACACTACTAATCGTATGGTCCATGAATTTATTGGGAAAAAAATGAAGCAGCCTAGAAGAATCTCACGGCTCATGGACCAAATGCATTACGTGGGGGCCACTGAAAAGGCAAGTGCTCATCTCTGTCGCAAGCGTTTGCCTCGGGCttccacaaaaaatttgagaCGGAGTAGATGTTCTGGTTCCCGTGTTTTGTGAAGGCCACTCCGCCTTTCCTCCGAAACGGTAGGATTCATTCCTTTGATCCAAACAGCTTGTGACGTCAGCCAACTAAAGGAATCgctttcctgtgaaattcctatgAGAAACCTctattccaaacaggccctaattgGGCTCCAAACTGGAGGAAAATAGTGGGTTCCCGAATTGTGCTCCAGAGGAAATAGTGGGTTCCCTAATTGTGCTCCGAACTGGAGGAAAATTGTTATGATAGAATGGTATATAGCTGAATTTTCCTCATGGGAGCCTTATTGTAATATATATAGGAACTCCATATTGGAACACATCATTGTTCTAAGCCAATTGTAAGAACCAACACAGCTGTAACTTCAGCAAAGGAAGCATTGTTCTCAGCACGTTATAATTTTCTTTTGTGTAGGAAAAGcccaaataaaaaaaacaaattattacAAAACACAGCAGCAGTGCAAACTACTTAAGAGAAACTATCTGAGTGCAAATGACATGCTAAAAAACCTTACACGTTGGCCCAACTTTGGCTGGTGGCCCCAAAGAAGTGTTAAACAACTGTTTCAATTCAATTTCTAGAAGACAAAAGACCAGACTATATTTTGCCACTTCAGGTTTTACCATACAACTAACACATTACACGATGTTACTGCTATTACAGTTTGACAGGTACAATAAACTATATGACTGATAACGATGCCGGCAATGTAAATCACCATCATCACACCCAGATGAAACTATACTGATTCTACATACGAAATTACACTAAAGTGGCCAAGACAAATGCTTCCCCTAACCAAAATTTCCCTGGAAAGAAAAGATCCTTTTTCCTTTTGCGAAGATACACCCTATCTGTAAGATCTGCATGTTATCACAGAATTGTACAATGGTTCAGTCTGCTGTCCCTGAAGACATGTTCACCAAAAATGTTAGGTTAATAGAAGCCAAATGGGCAGTGCTTGTTCTTCAAGCATGTCCTTGAGAGAACCCTCTTCCCATACATATTACTTTGCAGTACAGCAGTGTGCGGTCTGATAGTTTCAACAAAAGCAGCATGCTGTTCACCCTGCAACATTAAAAACCATTAATTGATTGCACATGGAATTCTTTTGGCTGAGGATTAAGTAGTATCTTTACCTGGCACTGTTTAAGTGCTGTCTGAATCACAAAGTTCCCATACTGATCAAGAATGATATGCAGCAATTTAGGATCACGCATGAGTTCGTTGATGATCCTATCACAGATCAGCCGTGGTGCTAGCTTCAGGCAATGCTCCACAACATGGGAACCACACTTCTGCATGGATAGATTTCCAAAGTGACCTGCCAGCTCATCCACTATTCTGGTTGTTGCCCATTCAATATTGAGGGCCAGAATAAACTGAATAACATAGTTCCTGCAAGAGTATTATGCAAAGGCATAATAACAGCAATATCATTCATATTATATGAGGATCTCTGCTAAGATTGTATAGTGTATTATGAAAAGGCATAACAGTAGTATCATTCATATTAGATCAGGATATCTGCTAAGATGGATAGAGCAAAAGAGAACGAGCATACCCATACTGATCTTCTGAAAGTGCAAGGGCACTGGATGTAATCTTGCACAACAAGTTGTTTCTCTGTTCGTCACTTGAATACTCAATACATTTCTGGAGGACACAACAGCCATGACGATCTCTTGCTAGTTGAAAATAGCGTGATGCAGCAGCCTCAATAAGGAACTGCAATAGTTACACAGTGCGTGTTAAAATGCAGACGATGAATTGTGACACACTCCTTTGGGCAGTCATATATACAAAGTGTTCAAGGAAACTAGTATTTTCTCTGCTAGAAATACAGTTGTGGGCTACATATTCTGTAGTGTAGAATACAACATTATATAGCAAAtaaattgtttcaaaaaaaatatagCAAAGAAATTGAATACAGAGATCGTTTTCTAGTATAAAAAGTATTTTTCTGCACAAAAGTTTAATACAACCAACATTTACATATACAAGTACTGCTGAAAACACACAAAAAAATAGTTAAATCACATGAATATAACAACTTACTGCCTTGTGCTCAGGTAACAATTTCTGCAGGCAATGGAGCGCAACATGACTCCCATAATAATCAATCATTAAACGCATTATTCCAGCATTTAAGGTGGACACCACCATTGACACTTGGTCAGAGGTATTCATGGTGTCTATAACCTTCTGCACTACACGAGTCCTGAAATTTTTTGCTTGAAGATCAGAGATAAAAAGCAACAAATATGGATGACAAAACAGTAAAGATTATTGTGTTCATACCCATGCATATTGCAAGAAGCTTTATGAAGCGTTATGGGTGCTTTTGTGATTTCACGAATGATGCATGTCCTTTGGTCATTGGTGCACACTTCAAGAATCTTCTGCACCAAATAGTGAGCAGTTGGATCCACCATAAGGTCACCAACATTGTCAATTATTTCAGAAAATATTTTATCAATGTCCTCTTGAGTGCCTTCTGTTAATACTTTTTGCAGAAAGCGacaggcatcttgatcctttgacAGGATGCATACGCTTCCCATCACTTCGTCAATAGATTTATATGTATCAGATTTGGAGGACAAGAACGGTGAGTTCAGCAAGTGAGCATAGGGAGATAAATCAAAATCTTTTACTGAATTACCAACGTCGGGCCTCATTAGCATCCTTTCTGGGTAACTTGCTGTGTTGAGTTTATCAGATATCTGATGGTGTGAGAAACCTAAGCCATATGGATGAGCGAGGTTATCAGCTTGCTGGTGATGCGGTCCATATGGATTGAAAACCTTTTCAGCCTGTTGAAAATGGCGAAAATCGCCACTGCCACATGAACTGCCAGTGTAAGATGTACTTGGGAAGCTGTCTGCAAATGTATTATTCAGACCACCGCTATTTCTTCTTTTCTGAAAAGCAGCACCATTTAGGTAAGAATACCCATTTTCCAGCCAATGAACATTTGGTGTTCCAATGTATGATGAGGATGGTCCTTTTGCAGAGGGGGAAACTGCAGACTGATCATTGCTCCTATGTCGAGAAGCACCAAACCCAGAAACTTGTTGCAATTGTGGACAGACATAATTCGGTTGCATAATAGAGTATGGTTGTGCACCCATATTTTGCTGCCACATGAAGTTTGAGCCAATATTCTGATCATGGGGTGTGTACATTTGAGATTGCCACATTTGTTGGAAGGGTGAAGCAGCGGTTGATGGGTGGCAAGGAACACCCAGATTGCTATCAAAGCTGTGCAGCCCAGAGCTTCTTGAAAATTTCCCCAGTTGTGGTGGAAATCTGTGAGATTGTTCTTGGTGTTCAACATCAGTGTGCTTCATGGCATGTTGCACACTGAACTGTAGACCCAGAGAATCATCTTGGAGTGTGGCAGGTGCATGCTGCTGGTTCAGAGTGCCATCCACACGTCCAGATGGATAGTGTCCATTTGTCAGCGGCGCATTGTGATGACTGGTAGGCACATCAGTTGTGCGGGAATTGAAACTCATGCCCTCAAAAGCAAACGCCAAGGACTGCTCATCATACAGATTACCACTGACACTGTGAGAAAAACCAAAATGCTGATTGCTTCCAACGCTCGACGTGTCATACAGCCCAAACTCAGAAACCAATGATCTCCCACCATTCGGATAAGCCCAGGCAGCCTGAGAAGCAATGCTCCCATTGTGGAGCCCCCTGTCAGCACTCCCCTGCCCAGCACAGGAGACACTGTTGCCCAAAGCTCTGAACCTGGAAGCATCCTGGCTACTCTGTGATTCCCCCATGATGATCAGCCGAACACTAGGCAGCAGCTGACGCCCAGTGCCAAATCAATCCACACAATGCAGGTTCCTTCACTGTCCCTACAACACAACCCATCCAATGTTGCAATCAGAGATCACGAAATTCCGATGAAACAGACATGAACAAAAGCGTTATCTTTTAGGATACTTGGAACAGACAATGCACCAGCAGAAAAGCGGGGAGGCAAAGGCTCCACACGGGAACAGAACAAATAGCTTTACACAAGACAGCAAGACCTCAACAAACTAAAAAGAAGCCGAATCGCTATGATCCGGGCATGCTCATGTAAGTTCAATCCGGACGGTCCAATAATCGCGGTATCTAGACCGAATTTTGGCAATCTAGCAAAGCGGGGAAAGAAAACGCCCACAGTACACTCCAGGCAGTTCATACACACAGATAACCAAAAACTGTAACACTAGCAGAGCTCCGGGAGGAAAAAACAAGAGAATCCGCAATTCTGGTACCACCAAAACGCCGCCGAATGCAGCGGAATCGAGCTCGCGGAACCTACCCGCCGCGGTATGTGTGACACCACAACGCGGTTCAAGGTTCGCAAAACCCAAGAAAACCCCACCCCCGGCCCCGATCACTCGCAATCTGCCGTCAAGAAGACGAAACGAGGCACCCCAGATTGAAAAACCCGACCTTTCGACGAACCAGTCAAACGATACCGACTGAAGCGACGAAATAACCGATCTAATCCGATCGATGATCCGGCAGTAAATAAAACGTAACGAAATTACTAGCAGCAGCGCAGAATTTTACTAGCAGCAGCAGACTAGTACTCTGGTATATACCTTAATGCGAGATCGCGCCGGCTGGTTCCGGAATCTCGACGGAGCTGGGTGTCGGGGGCCAAGGAAGCGGTCGCGGAGAATCGGATGGGGGTTGAAGAAATCGCGGAGGAGACGGAGATTTTAGGAGGAGGAGGGCAGGAGGCGGCGGCTTGGACGGGAAGGAGATGGAAAGAGGGGGCGTGCGTTTgaggtggtggtgtggtgcatTAGCTCTTGGATTCTTTCTTGGGGGGGCCCTCTTTTGCTCTCTCCCCTTCCTTCTCTCTATCCATGGACGTTTCTATCCCTGTCTCTTTATAAAGAAGAATGATATGTATTTTCACATAATATGATGGTGTGGTATATTATTTTTCTTGACTCTTTTTTTTACGCGCTCTCTGTTCCCTTCTCTCTTCGAAGAGCCTACGGATGTTTCTGTCCCTGTCTCTTTATACCTTTGTGTGGTTTCGCGGCCTAGATAAATGATAGATTATGGTGCAAGTGAGGGACGGTGATTACTGGTGAAGCGATCTAGGTGTTTTCATCATGTTAGTAGTAGTTTTTCGGGAtttcttagggcttgtttggcacggctcctcccgaggggctcctccggaggagccggagctgttttggaggagccacaaattatggctcctccaaaacggctccggctcctctgttttttactgaaaaacggctcctccaagaaaacgtttggcagggctcctctggaggagccagagccggagccggagaggagccctgccaaacaagcccttagtagTTAAGATTTACGAATCTGGGTTAGAGATTGCATGTTTAAATCGGTTGTGAATTGCTAAATTGGATATAGGATGTCTCCGTACGTAGAAAGGTGGGTTTTTTTTCCCAAGTGGAATGATAGAAGTGGAAGTCGGAAACTTTTTAAGACGTGTACATTGTAGCCTAAAATTAAACTAAGAGACATTATTTGTAACATGATATTTTTATTTCTTAGTTCATTTGGAAATGGAATTGTTGtatgaaatttaaaattagtgtTTTCAACTTTGTTATCAGAAACCTTGCTTCCTATGCAGCCGTGGAGATGTCGCTTAGTATGGGAAATTGATTGGCTTGTTCCTCATGCATATCCCAAGGCTGCGTACTTGCATGGATATGAACAAAGAGAGTAGCTTGGCATAAACTGTGCAAGTATTCGTGTAGAAGTTTTGAGGAGAGTTCTTGCACTTTAGAATTTTCTTTTTatacacaaaaaaatataaattattaATTGATGGCGCACCTGCCTAGGTCCGACTCTCTTATATAGAGGAAAAAGGGAAACTTTCTTGTCATTATTATCTCCTCTTCCAATTTTTGTATTTCCTTTCATTGCTTGTGAATTGTACGTGTGGTCCTTGCAATCTCGTGTAGTCTCCATATATACTCTTCTTCTCTCACTTGTATTCATGTCGAAATCATGTGTTTTCTCATGCTCCTATCTTTcttattagttttcaaaaaggacTAATTATAATGGTTTCTCTTCAATTGTCTCCATTAGAAAATACAAAGATAAACCTTTAAGAAATGGTTACTCTATTAACACATAATTTTACAACCCAAATTTTATTGGTAATTGGATTTGAAATTCAATGGTACATACTCGTCATTATGATTTTGTAGTAATAGGTGAACATCGGTCAAAGCCCTTATATGTGTATAATTCCGTTGCTTCCAGAGAGATATACCTCATTTATTGGATCACTTATTATGTTAGATGTATATCCTACTTTTGCTCTCgactcctttctctctctcctttACACATGGTCACTTCCGTCCCTGCCTCTTTATACACCTTGCCTCGTACTACAACGGAGCAGAGATCTTGAGATGTAAGAAATGACAACCATCGATTAGGGATGATATCGGATTTTTTGTCGTGATTTTCAGAATTTCTTGGCAGCTAGGATATGTTTTTTTAGTTTTGTTCGAGATTGTGTGTTTAAATCGCACTCGAATTACTAAATTGGAAATAGGATGCTTTTGTATGTAGAAAGACGGGTTCTTTTTCCAAAGTGGAGATGGAAGACGGAAACTCTATGTGGCGTGTATGGTGTAGGCTAAAGTTAATTTTAGAGGTCTTAATTGTTGCGTGTAGATTAAACTTACTGTGTTTAAACTTACCAGATGTTTCCTAGGCAGCAATGGAGTTGTATGGAAATTTGATTGGCTAGTTCCTCGGTCTTAATGATTCCAAAGTAGACCTAGTGTATTTGCATGGATATCATCGAACAGTAGCTTgacatatactccctccgtactcgtAAAGGAAGTCGTTTAAGACATGATTGTGCTTACCAAGAAGTGATTAATTAGGAGGCATTTTTTCATGTCTGCCCCTATTAAAAACTGGTTGCAGATGCATTCCATACGAGAAACAATCATAGTTCAGACGGCTAGTGCAGCGAGGTGTTGGCCTTGAGGACTTGGGTTCGATACCTGGCGGGcgccattttttttttgttattggcttgattttgcatggcactgttTGGCCCTGAGTGTCGTGTGCGCTGTGGCTGCATGGCGCGGATTTGATTCTGTTGGGCGTGGTGCGCGCGCTGAGCCGCTTGAGCGCGTTTGTGCCCGCGTTTCTGGGCGTGTTGGGCGCAATGTTTTCGTTGGTTTTTCACATGCAAACGATTTTTGCGGTGGCTCCATGGGATTCTAATTTTTGCGCTCGATGGCTGCGACGTTTGTGTTCCACCATGCCTATTTTAACGGAGTCTTTCCCCCGGCCTTTTCTCTTTCCATTACCGTGCTTCATCTCCTCACTTTCCCTCTCTTCTCTTCACTACCGCATGCAATGGCTGATCCTAGAGTTGCTGCCTTTGATCTGAACGTTCGCTTAGAAGAAGATGACAACGGCAATCTTGCCTTCGATCTCAACGAGCCAATATTGGAGTCCGGCAACGACAATGGTAATCACCTCTCTTGTTTGAGTTTGTTGTTTCCCTCAAGCGTCaccgttttttatttttttgtttcattttttGACAGGATTTGATTTGAACTTGCCATTAGATGAATATGGTGCGGTTGACTTTGATTACATACAAAACCTCGCTAGTAATTTTTTTCAGTTTGTTCTTTCCTTTTTTTGATTATTTTTTATGTAATCAGTGGCTAACAAGAAGAatgttcttttttctttttaatagAACAAGATGTTGAGGTTCCCGTTGAAGTACACCATAGAAGGAAGGACATGACAGAAGAAGTCACAAGACAAGTGTACCAAGCATATGCTTCCTTCTATGGTGTACTTCAACGGGAACCTCAACATCTTGTTCtattaaaagaaaaaaagaacattCTTCTTGTTAGCCACGGATTACATAAAAAATAATCAAAAAAGGAAAGAACAAACTGAAAAAAATTACCAGCGAGGTTTTGTATGTAATCAAAGTCAACCGCACCATATTCATCTAATGGCAAGTTCAAATCAAATCCTAtccaaaaataaaacaaaaaaaaatcagaaaagaTGGCGCTTGAGGGAAACAACAAACTCAAACAAGAGAGGTGATTACCATTGTCGTTGCCGAACTCCAATATTGGCTCGTTGAGATCGAAGGCAAGATTGTCGTTGTCATCTTCTTCTAAGCAAACGTTTAGATCAAAGGCAGCAACTCTAGGATCAGCCATTGCATGCGGTAGTGAAGAGATGAGGGGGAAAGTGAGGAGATGAAGCACGGTAATGGAAAAAGAAGAGGCCGGGGGAAAGACTCCATTAAAATAGGCACGGTGGAACACAAACGTCGGAGCTACCGAGCGCAAAAATTAGAATCCCGTGGCGCCATCGCAAAAATCGTTTGCATGTGAAAAACCAACGAAAACATGACGCCCAACACGCCCGCGACACGCAGGGCCAaacagtgccatgcaaaatcaAGCCAGTAACAAAAAAATGGCGTCCACCAGCTGTCGAACCCGGGTCCTTAGGGCCAACGCCTCGCTGCACTAGCCGTCTGAACTATGGTTGTTTTTCGTATGGAATGCACCTGCAACTATTTTTTAATAGGGGTAGAGAGGAAAAATATCCTCTAATTAATCACTTCTTGGTAAGCACAATCATGTCCTAAACGACTTCTTTATGAGTAGTGAGGGAGTAGCAGTACAACAACTTTACAAGTACTCATGCAGAAAGTTCGAGGAGCGTTCTTACATACGCTTTGGTATCTTTCCTTTTATTAATACTGCAATTATTAAATAAAAATGACGCGCGCACCTGCTGCCTAGGCCCAAGTCTCTTGGAGAAAAAAGATTCTTTTTGTCATTCACCTTTTCCAGTTTTTTTTATTTCCTTCTTGTTTGCGAATTGTACTTGCTTCATTTCAAATTATTTATTCTCTCTAGAAACAACGTTTCGCTATGCATATAGAAAAAACAAGATCCTGTAATTTAGGATGAAGGGAATATTATTCTCCATACTCTACACCTATCTATCACTTGTATTCATGTCGAAATCGTTAGTTCTTGATGTGAGATGTAGTCATTTATTGGAGCATTTACTAAGTCAGACATACCCTACCTTTTTCATATTTGACTGATACACACCTCTCTGGAAGCAGAGAGGCCGAGAGATTCATCTCATTTATCGGCAGCAATAAGGGCATTTATTAATATAATCTAATTAGATGTGAACTAGTATATCTCTTATTTTGACTTTGACTGGTAACGCTTtttaaagaatatatatatatatatatatatatatatatatatatatatatatatatatatatatatatacacacacggtaagactattctgcagctggctacagaataacttattctatagccaccttgttTTACGAAAATATttgtactaatttacgataatgacaatacacatttacgatatatgggttactataattcaagatgatacttaccataatgttatagtaaatcacttatgagaAAGTTAccgtaatctcgtaaattagtatagtaattatcgtaactcaaagtggtcacagaataacttattctgtggccagctacagaacagtacgtgtgtgtatat is part of the Miscanthus floridulus cultivar M001 chromosome 9, ASM1932011v1, whole genome shotgun sequence genome and encodes:
- the LOC136482484 gene encoding putative pumilio homolog 8, chloroplastic → MGESQSSQDASRFRALGNSVSCAGQGSADRGLHNGSIASQAAWAYPNGGRSLVSEFGLYDTSSVGSNQHFGFSHSVSGNLYDEQSLAFAFEGMSFNSRTTDVPTSHHNAPLTNGHYPSGRVDGTLNQQHAPATLQDDSLGLQFSVQHAMKHTDVEHQEQSHRFPPQLGKFSRSSGLHSFDSNLGVPCHPSTAASPFQQMWQSQMYTPHDQNIGSNFMWQQNMGAQPYSIMQPNYVCPQLQQVSGFGASRHRSNDQSAVSPSAKGPSSSYIGTPNVHWLENGYSYLNGAAFQKRRNSGGLNNTFADSFPSTSYTGSSCGSGDFRHFQQAEKVFNPYGPHHQQADNLAHPYGLGFSHHQISDKLNTASYPERMLMRPDVGNSVKDFDLSPYAHLLNSPFLSSKSDTYKSIDEVMGSVCILSKDQDACRFLQKVLTEGTQEDIDKIFSEIIDNVGDLMVDPTAHYLVQKILEVCTNDQRTCIIREITKAPITLHKASCNMHGTRVVQKVIDTMNTSDQVSMVVSTLNAGIMRLMIDYYGSHVALHCLQKLLPEHKAFLIEAAASRYFQLARDRHGCCVLQKCIEYSSDEQRNNLLCKITSSALALSEDQYGNYVIQFILALNIEWATTRIVDELAGHFGNLSMQKCGSHVVEHCLKLAPRLICDRIINELMRDPKLLHIILDQYGNFVIQTALKQCQGEQHAAFVETIRPHTAVLQSNMYGKRVLSRTCLKNKHCPFGFY